From Paenibacillus physcomitrellae, the proteins below share one genomic window:
- a CDS encoding permease, which yields MNAAAVLKRVSLILPFSLFLACLVVMAPKLSALAGSAGLATFKNHFLGIFLEAVPFILFGALVSSMIHLIMPEDFLARKWPKNPVAGIAMACLLGALFPVCECGMIPLVRRLVQKGMPAYVATVFLLSGPIVNPIVFGATALAFQGHPEMVYARLGIALFVSAAAGFILYLTVRRNPLRHTLADSSGHEHIEVKWFGGGHSLKTRIAALFQHASDDFLDAGKYLIIGCLITAALQTFVSRDALAAYSSGPAASYAFMMGLGFILSLCSTSDAFVASTFMHTFSHGALLSFLVLGPMLDFKNMLMLLSAFKTKFVIGLMLIVPPLVLAGCLLTDRFLIS from the coding sequence ATGAATGCTGCTGCGGTTTTGAAACGGGTTTCCCTGATCCTCCCTTTCTCTTTGTTCTTGGCCTGCCTGGTTGTCATGGCGCCCAAATTGAGCGCCTTGGCTGGAAGCGCCGGTTTGGCCACTTTTAAAAATCATTTCCTCGGTATATTTCTCGAAGCGGTGCCCTTTATCCTTTTTGGAGCACTCGTTTCTTCTATGATTCATCTTATCATGCCTGAGGATTTCCTGGCACGCAAATGGCCGAAAAACCCCGTAGCAGGTATTGCTATGGCCTGTCTGCTTGGGGCGCTGTTCCCCGTTTGTGAATGCGGTATGATTCCACTTGTAAGAAGGCTTGTGCAAAAAGGCATGCCGGCTTATGTGGCCACCGTCTTTCTGCTGTCCGGGCCGATCGTGAATCCGATCGTATTTGGCGCAACTGCCCTTGCATTTCAGGGGCATCCGGAAATGGTCTACGCCCGGCTTGGCATTGCCCTGTTCGTTTCGGCGGCGGCCGGCTTCATCCTGTACCTGACAGTGCGGAGAAACCCGCTTCGTCACACGCTTGCTGACAGCTCCGGACATGAACATATCGAAGTGAAATGGTTCGGCGGCGGCCACTCGCTCAAGACCCGGATTGCCGCTTTGTTCCAGCATGCTTCGGATGATTTTCTTGATGCGGGCAAATACCTTATTATCGGCTGCCTGATCACGGCCGCCCTGCAAACCTTCGTCTCCCGCGATGCACTGGCCGCTTACAGCAGCGGACCTGCGGCTTCCTATGCCTTTATGATGGGCCTGGGTTTTATCTTATCGCTTTGCTCCACCTCGGATGCCTTTGTAGCCTCTACCTTTATGCATACATTCTCACATGGCGCCCTGCTGTCCTTCCTGGTGCTGGGACCTATGCTGGATTTCAAGAACATGCTGATGCTGCTGTCCGCCTTTAAAACCAAATTTGTTATCGGTCTGATGCTGATCGTTCCTCCCCTGGTGCTGGCCGGCTGTCTGCTTACGGACCGGTTCCTGATTTCTTAA